A single region of the Coregonus clupeaformis isolate EN_2021a chromosome 16, ASM2061545v1, whole genome shotgun sequence genome encodes:
- the psmd9 gene encoding 26S proteasome non-ATPase regulatory subunit 9: MPTAVKPHRRRRRRRRIMKMTEENNDGNSTITMEDIQSLIKKKDNIEEQIKAYYDVLEDQEVGMEGPLVDAEGFPRADVNVYQIRTARHSISCLQNDHKAIMVEIEEALHRLHALEKAKREQDQAESQTESMEQEVTLPSPFARVDAVSQGSPACQAGLRVSDEIIAFGSINTGNFQNLQNIASVVQHSEGKPLSVTVIRNGQKTQMGLTPQRWSGRGLLGCNIVPIHR; the protein is encoded by the exons atgccaaccgccgttaaacctcatcgaagaagaagaagaagaagaagaatcatGAAGATGACGGAGGAAAACAACGATGGAAATTCGACAATAACAATGGAAGATATCCAAAGTCTTATAAAAAAGAAAGATAATATTGAAGAACAAATTAAAGCTTACTACGACGTTTTGGAAGAT CAAGAGGTTGGAATGGAAGGTCCTCTGGTTGATGCAGAGGGATTCCCTCGCGCAGATGTTAATGTGTACCAGATCAGAACAGCAAGGCACAGTATTTCTT GTCTACAGAATGATCACAAAGCCATTATGGTGGAAATCGAAGAGGCCCTGCACAGGCTTCATGCTCTAGAGAAGGCGAAGCGTGAGCAGGACCAGGCAGAATCCCAGACTGAGTCCATGGAGCAGGAGGTCACCCTGCCCTCTCCCTTCGCCCGTGTGGATGCTGTCTCACAAGGCTCCCCTGCCTGTCAGGCT GGCTTGAGAGTTAGTGATGAAATCATAGCATTTGGATCCATCAACACAGGGAACTTCCAGAACCTGCAGAATATTGCCTCGGTGGTTCAGCATAGTGAAGGG AAACCATTAAGCGTTACAGTGATTCGAAATGGCCAGAAGACCCAAATGGGCCTTACCCCACAGCGGTGGTCAGGCAGAGGTTTACTGGG ATGCAACATTGTGCCCATCCACAGATGA